AGACGTAGGCGGAAGTGAGTATTACCAGATCTTCTGGTTCGACATGGAAGAGGGCACCGCCAGGATGCTAACCGATGGGACATCCCGAAACGGCCTCGGTCCCTGGTCAAATGGTGGCCGGTACTTCGCCTTCACGAGCAACATGGGCAATGACGTTGACATGAATGTTCACATCGGTACGATTGAGGGAATAGAAGAAAGACCTCTGGTTGAAGAACCCGGATACTGGATCGCCACCGACTGGTCACCTGATGACAATCAAATTCTGGTCATGAAGTATGTTTCCATCAATGAAAGTTACGTCTATCTGGTTGACGTGAAGACAGGTGAGATGACCCAAATTCGTCCCAGTGGGAAGAAGATTGCCTACGGCGGGGCGAAGTTTGCTAAAGACGGTAACGGTATCTACCTAACCTCGGATGAAGATGCGGATTTCAAACATCTTCGTTACTACGATGTTGAATTGGGCTCCCTGACTCCTGTATCGGATCACGTTCCGTGGGATGTCACTGGATTGGCCCTCTCAGATAATGGCCGCTATCTGGCATACATCACGAATGAGGATGGGATTTCCCGGCTTCATCTCCTGCATACAAGAAAAGGCCGGGAGCTCGCAGTTCCACCTCTACCCATGGGTCAGATTGGGAGTTTGGATTTTCGCAACGATAACCGCTACCTGGCGCTCGTCATGAATACTCCACAGACTCCGGGAGATGTCTATGTTCTCGATGTGCGCGGGAAGGAACTGACGCGGTGGACGAAGAGCGAGGTGGGCGGCCTGAACACGGATCAGTTTGTGGTTCCAGAACTAATTCGAGCAACGACCTTTGATGGAATAAAAATCCCTGGGTTTCTCTATAGACCGAAGAGGGAGAGTCCGCATCCGGTGGTGATCTACATTCACGGAGGACCTGAGAGTCAATATCGTCCATCACTCTCATCTACGTTTCAGTACTGGATCAACGAGCTGGGAATTGCGGTTCTCGCTCCCAACGTACGCGGTTCAAGCGGGTATGGTAAGAGATATCTGCTGCTGGACAACGGGTACAAGCGGGAGGACACCGTACGGGATATCGGGGCGTTCCTGGACTGGATTGACACCCAGCCTGATCTCGATAGAAACAGGATCGCCGTGTTCGGAGGGTCATACGGTGGCTACATGGTACTGGCCTGTGCGACCCGCTACAATGACCGACTGCGGGCAGCAGCAGAAATTGTGGGGATTTCCAATTTTGTTACCTTTCTGGAAAACACAAAATCGTATCGTCGAGACCTTCGCCGCCAGGAATATGGGGATGAGAGGGATCCTGAGATGCGAGTTTTTCTGAAGTCAATCTCCCCCAACAATAACGCGGCTCAGATGACAAAGCCGCTCTTTATCGCTCAAGGACACAACGATCCCCGGGTACCTGTCTCAGAGTCGGAACAGATGGTAAAAGAGATTCGCGCCAACGGCGGAGACGTGTGGTATATGGTTGCCATGGATGAAGGTCATGGATTCCGGAAGAAATTCAACCGGGACTACTATTACAACGCGGTTAGTCTGTTCTGGGAGAAATACCTGCTGAGGTAGTCATCGTTTAACTCTCATCCTGACAGGTCTGTATCGACCTGTCAGGTTATGATCCAATTTCAATCTGAGAGAATGGAAAATGCAACCAACATCGTGAGCGTTTCTTGGGGTGATCACCTCGTCTTCGGCGAAGGAAATGGAAGACTGGACAGTTACGAGGCCTTGGAAGAAAGAATGATTCGGTGGCGTGACGACCTCGGGGCTACAATAATACAGTGGCGGACCCCAACGTCAAAGCTTAACGGACGACACTACAAGGCCCGCGGGTATCCACGCACAATAGAAGAGCGGCAGGCTGTTGAATTGGACTTCTCTCACATAGTGCCCCAAATGGCCCATGAATTGAAAATGCGAGCGTATCTATACGTTAGCATCTTCGATGAAGGGCGGCCACTGCTCCCGAAAAAGATCCGTGAGGTAAGTTACCATAATGCTATGCATGGACAGCACATCAGTTGGCAAAGCGATTTCAGTCGCCGCCACCCTGAATATGCCATAACAGATCGAAGTGGGAAAATTCGTCAATGGGGAGTTCTTTGTCTGGCCTATCCTGAAGTCCGTAGGCATCTTCGCCAACGCTTTGAACGACTTCTGGATGGCACCGATTTTGACGGGTTGTTTGTCTGTCTGCGCTCGCAATCACGTCCGGCAGATTTCGCAGATCAGTACGGGTTTAATGATCCAATTCGACGCGACTATCTGAGGCTTTATGATCGAGACATTCGGAAAGAGGACTTTGATATTCAACTGTGGAGAGATCTCATGGGAGAATATCTCACAGGATTCCTGGGTGAACTTCGTCGTGACTTAGATCTCGAGAAGCTACGGTTGAGCGTGGGTTGCGCGAGGGGAGATGTCCTGGGTCCACCTCTGGGAAATACCACCCTGCAATGGCGTGAGTGGATACAACAGGGCATAATCGACGAACTCGTCATCAACCAAAATTCATCCCAATGTCCATCTATGTGGCATCACCTCTGGCCCATGCACCGAGGGAACGGATACCTGCAAAACTATATAGACGGCTACAATCTGCCCCAACTGAATGAACATATGACTGGAAACTACGCCCCGGCTCTTAGATCCAATATGACTACAAAGTTTTACATCGCACGGCAATGGGATGAACCTTCAAAGTCCGAAGAGGAGGCCCTCCTCTCCATACCGGGGGTGAGTGGGCTCGTGTTTAGTTCATTCCGATTTGACAACCCTGAGGCAGTAACGAAAGGTAA
This genomic interval from Candidatus Neomarinimicrobiota bacterium contains the following:
- a CDS encoding alpha/beta fold hydrolase, producing MRLYLTFVLLSIGILSSQTETKVGNLVLQDIPEIPDGVKERTRLYQNVRGASFASWDPEDAGMLIRTRFAETTQIHYLDRPLGARMQVTFYGEPVGGGSFCPDPSDRGFLFSKDVGGSEYYQIFWFDMEEGTARMLTDGTSRNGLGPWSNGGRYFAFTSNMGNDVDMNVHIGTIEGIEERPLVEEPGYWIATDWSPDDNQILVMKYVSINESYVYLVDVKTGEMTQIRPSGKKIAYGGAKFAKDGNGIYLTSDEDADFKHLRYYDVELGSLTPVSDHVPWDVTGLALSDNGRYLAYITNEDGISRLHLLHTRKGRELAVPPLPMGQIGSLDFRNDNRYLALVMNTPQTPGDVYVLDVRGKELTRWTKSEVGGLNTDQFVVPELIRATTFDGIKIPGFLYRPKRESPHPVVIYIHGGPESQYRPSLSSTFQYWINELGIAVLAPNVRGSSGYGKRYLLLDNGYKREDTVRDIGAFLDWIDTQPDLDRNRIAVFGGSYGGYMVLACATRYNDRLRAAAEIVGISNFVTFLENTKSYRRDLRRQEYGDERDPEMRVFLKSISPNNNAAQMTKPLFIAQGHNDPRVPVSESEQMVKEIRANGGDVWYMVAMDEGHGFRKKFNRDYYYNAVSLFWEKYLLR